GATCCGAACAAGCCTCCCAACATCCCCGGCACCTTTGTTCCCCCGGGCCTGCCTCCCGGCGTGATCTTCGACCGCCGCCAGCCCTACCGCGTGTTCGAGCCGCAGGAACCGGCACCCGAACCCGAACCTGCTCCTGAACCCGCTCCCGCGCCCGCCCCTGAACCTGCTGCAGAACCGGCACCTGCACCTGAGCCGATTCGGGCGCTCTGGTTCAAATCCGGCGACCTGCCTGAGCCTCAAGCTCTTGACTACGTGGAACGCGCCCTGCGCCAACAGTTGCTGGCCCAGGTGGACAACACCCCGATCAACACCAGCGCCACCGGCGAAACCATTCGCTTCGGCGAAACCGACTATCTCGAGATCCTTGAGCCCAACACCCTGCTCTATTCCCATCCCTACGTGGAGCCAGGCGTCAACGTTTGGGTGAGCGGCTACGGCGGTGGTGATCAGTTGAGCATCAACAACCGCACGGTGGATCTCGATTCCGGCGGCGTGGTGCTGGGCTTCGACGTGGATCTCAGCCCCAGCTTCAGCCTCGGCCTCTACGGCAACTACGGCAGCGCGAACGCCAGCGGCAACCGCGGCTCCTGGAATCCCGACGGCTGGGGCGGCGGCATCACTGCCGACTGGTGGACCGACAACTTCTACATCCAGGGACTGGTGGGCGGCAATGCCTTCTCCGGCACCCACAAGCGCAGCCTCAAAGGCAACGATGCCCGCGGTGAGCGCAGTGGCAGCTCCTGGAATGCAGCCGTGCGCA
The sequence above is a segment of the Synechococcus sp. PROS-7-1 genome. Coding sequences within it:
- a CDS encoding autotransporter outer membrane beta-barrel domain-containing protein, which translates into the protein MPIRRSLLRVCLPCAGTSALAFTLLSAAALPSAFAQACTPDPLGGEICLPDQSPNDPNDPNKPPNIPGTFVPPGLPPGVIFDRRQPYRVFEPQEPAPEPEPAPEPAPAPAPEPAAEPAPAPEPIRALWFKSGDLPEPQALDYVERALRQQLLAQVDNTPINTSATGETIRFGETDYLEILEPNTLLYSHPYVEPGVNVWVSGYGGGDQLSINNRTVDLDSGGVVLGFDVDLSPSFSLGLYGNYGSANASGNRGSWNPDGWGGGITADWWTDNFYIQGLVGGNAFSGTHKRSLKGNDARGERSGSSWNAAVRIGAPIDAGSLYLEPQAQLGWVGASLDSFRESGVSRDQQLRYGSSNVDALNSELALKIGVPIRKDERSLLLPSLRLGWIANWGQNNGSQSVRYVNGGPSYSFDLDSGDANGFLVEAGLDYTTYNFTDTSVGVFLRGGPVFYGNDLGTAWRAWGGLNVKF